GCGCGCTGGCGCGGGTGGACTGGGACGCGCCCGACCGGTGGGAGCGCGTCGCCGCGCTGCTGCCGGGCCGGATGGTGTCCGACGTCGTGGCGCACTACGACGACCTCGAGAACGACGTCTGCTTCATCGAGGCCGGGCTCGTGCCCTTCCCCCactacggcggcgcggcggggtccGCCGCCGGGTTCACCTTCGACTgggacggcggcgacgccgacgccgccgccgccggcctgggcTCCTTCAAGCGCTCCTGCTACATGGCCGGCgccaggcgcgggcgcggcccggACCAGGAGCGCAAGAAGGGCATCCCCTGGACGGAGGAGGAGCACAAGTAAGCATAACCATCCGATTCCGATTCATCTTGCGCGCTGAATTGGTGAGGTGAGATCCCCGTGCCTGAGATTAATCGATTCCCCTCTGCTTGCCGCAGGCTGTTCTTGATGGGTCTGAAGAAGTACGGGCGAGGGGACTGGAGGAACATCTCCCGCAACTTCGTGACGAGCCGGACGCCGACGCAGGTCGCCAGCCACGCGCAGAAGTACTTCATCCGCCTCAACTCCGGCGGCAAGGACAAGCGGCGCTCCAGCATCCACGACATCACCACCGTCAACCTCCCCGacgaagacggcggcggcggcaacccctcgccgtcgccgccctccgcgctcaccgccgcctccaccccctCGTCCACCGGCGGGCCCGTCATCTCGGAGCAGTTCGGCGTCCTCGTCGACAGCAAGCCCGCGCCGACGCACCACTTCGTGCCGCACCCCTACGGCAACGTCAAGCTCGAGCCCAGCAACTCCGGCTTCCTGGACGACTCTGTTCTGATGCAGATGCAATGCGGCCAGCTGCAGCCCCTCGGCTGACCGGCTGGTTCTCGAGCTGCAACGATGGCGAAAAGAGGAAACAAAGCTCTCATCTCTGGCCATGCGCGCGCCTGTTGTTGATTCCAAACAGGCAAGCAGCATCTGCCGTGACGTACAACACGTTGGATCAAACAGCTACGAGCTCAGCACGTCTCGCTGCCGAGCTCTGGTtctctgctgaaactgagcacCGGAGATGAGAGCAAGAAAAGAAGCAGCAAAATGTAGAAGAAATATGGACGAAGTCACTCCTGCATCCCGCCGCCTCTGTACATAAGAGCCCAGCGCCAGCGGTGGAATAATTTCCGATTGCGATTAGTTTCCTGTGCTGCGGGAGGCACGGGAGAGTGTACTGCTAGATGCTCTGATTACGGTAGCTTTTCTTCTGTAATGATGCGTCATGGATATTGGATCGGTTAATGTCATGTATTTGCTATAGCAAGTAGCACCAGCAGCGTACTGTGTggtgtctttttttttgtacGGGTTCTTGTATTAGCATCGGTCACACTCTCATTGACCTGTGCTTTTGTTACTAGTAATCATGGTGGCGATGAAATGATTGTAGTTTTCAACAGTTGTTTCCTGTCTCCTTGGAGGCGATAACACCCTGCCGCTGATGGATGCGGCCGGGGGCTTCTGTGGGAGTGGGACTCCGGAGTCCGGAGATTAGTCTAGCCG
The nucleotide sequence above comes from Panicum virgatum strain AP13 chromosome 3K, P.virgatum_v5, whole genome shotgun sequence. Encoded proteins:
- the LOC120698505 gene encoding transcription factor DIVARICATA-like — its product is MTESWMDVLPPAPAPPYYAGQAGGRFLPDRRASAPGPGAWTLEENKLFERALARVDWDAPDRWERVAALLPGRMVSDVVAHYDDLENDVCFIEAGLVPFPHYGGAAGSAAGFTFDWDGGDADAAAAGLGSFKRSCYMAGARRGRGPDQERKKGIPWTEEEHKLFLMGLKKYGRGDWRNISRNFVTSRTPTQVASHAQKYFIRLNSGGKDKRRSSIHDITTVNLPDEDGGGGNPSPSPPSALTAASTPSSTGGPVISEQFGVLVDSKPAPTHHFVPHPYGNVKLEPSNSGFLDDSVLMQMQCGQLQPLG